A single genomic interval of Sceloporus undulatus isolate JIND9_A2432 ecotype Alabama chromosome 2, SceUnd_v1.1, whole genome shotgun sequence harbors:
- the LOC121922667 gene encoding hyaluronidase-4-like: MAAKLFSVAHNVETLYSSGPPQWLSVYLRLQRCFSHHAFLLLLLLFPDLPAAAHNLKPSLPPIVKNNPFLVTWNAPTARCSAAYEVPLNLDSYDILVNSQEAFAGGNITIFYYDQLGLYPYYLNTTVPPTAVNGGCPQNSSLTKHLEKMKNDIGAVIPSDAFAGLSVIDWENWRPQWIRNWDKKNVYRNMSLHLVRERNPPLSDSQAEMQAKWEFETAAERFMSDTLQLAQSLRPNGWWGYYLFPECYNYHYLDDFANFTGHCPPLEVQRNDDLIWLWENSKALYPSIYMEEVLRTSLQGKKFVWAKVGEALRVAELPSAEHSLPVFVYARPFYTYTLKELTQTDLVYSIGQAAAMGAHGIVLWGDADYSRNRTNCLKIQEYLMSTLGPYIVNVTTAAKLCSQNICNNHGRCVRRRMDSDTYLHLSPDSFQIQTSTDGNQTKMSVTGTMTHQQKDKMRQEFTCHCYLGWNGERCHSRSQGLRPQTCSWYILGVILAALWAWHL, from the exons TGTTGCCCATAATGTGGAAACCTTGTATTCGAGTGGGCCGCCCCAGTGGCTGTCAGTGTACTTGAGGCTGCAGAGGTGCTTCAGTCACCACgccttcttgctgctgctgctcttgttcCCAGACCTACCTGCAGCTGCCCACAACTTGAAGCCGTCCCTGCCCCCAATTGTAAAAAACAACCCTTTTCTAGTGACTTGGAATGCGCCAACTGCTCGCTGTTCAGCTGCCTATGAGGTCCCCCTGAACTTGGACTCCTATGACATTCTAGTGAACTCCCAAGAAGCCTTCGCTGGGGGGAACATCACCATTTTCTACTATGACCAGCTGGGCTTGTATCCTTACTACTTGAACACAACTGTACCCCCCACTGCTGTTAATGGGGGCTGCCCCCAGAACTCCAGCCTGACAAAACACTTGGAGAAAATGAAGAATGATATTGGGGCCGTCATCCCCTCAGATGCCTTTGCAGGCCTTTCGGTGATCGACTGGGAGAACTGGAGGCCTCAGTGGATAAGGAACTGGGATAAGAAAAACGTCTATCGGAACATGTCCCTCCATCTTGTCAGGGAAAGGAACCCCCCTTTGTCCGATTCCCAGGCAGAAATGCAGGCCAAGTGGGAATTCGAGACAGCTGCAGAAAGATTCATGTCAGACACCCTCCAGCTTGCCCAGTCTCTGCGTCCCAATGGCTGGTGGGGCTACTACCTCTTCCCAGAGTGCTACAACTACCATTACTTGGATGACTTTGCAAACTTCACAGGGCACTGTCCGCCACTGGAGGTGCAGCGTAATGATGATCTGATCTGGCTTTGGGAAAACAGCAAAGCTCTCTATCCTTCCATCTACATGGAGGAGGTGCTGAGAACTTCCCTCCAAGGAAAGAAGTTTGTGTGGGCCAAAGTGGGTGAAGCCCTGAGAGTGGCTGAACTGCCATCtgctgagcattccttgcctgtTTTTGTCTATGCCAGGCCTTTCTACACCTACACACTGAAAGAACTGACCCAG ACAGATTTGGTGTACAGCATTGGGCAAGCAGCTGCCATGGGAGCACACGGCATTGTACTCTGGGGAGATGCGGACTACTCACGCAACCGG ACCAACTGCTTAAAGATTCAAGAGTACCTGATGAGCACCTTGGGCCCTTACATTGTCAACGtgaccacagcagccaaactttGCAGCCAAAATATCTGCAATAACCATGGCCGCTGTGTCCGCCGAAGGATGGACTCTGACACCTATTTGCACCTCAGTCCCGACTCCTTCCAGATCCAAACAAGTACAGATGGCAATCAAACCAAAATGTCAGTGACAGGCACCATGACCCATCAGCAGAAGGACAAGATGAGGCAGGAGTTCACGTGTCACTGTTATCTAGGCTGGAACGGAGAAAGATGCCATTCCCGGAGCCAGGGATTGCGACCACAAACGTGCAGCTGGTACATTCTTGGGGTAATTCTTGCTGCACTGTGGGCATGGCATTTATGA